In Phaeobacter inhibens DSM 16374, the following proteins share a genomic window:
- a CDS encoding glycosyltransferase family 2 protein, producing the protein MTAAPTAKAKRLIITCMKNEGPFILEWVAHHRAIGFDHMLVFTNDCDDGTVELLDGLAERGYVTRMDNPYQEMGSGYNPQKGALKFAESLDLVQQAEWVLVSDVDEFVNIHVGDGDLDSLFAATNGPDMISMQWRLFGNSFRNSYDDVLLTQRHSYCAPKYCPAPIQAWGIKTLFKTAGDHVAGSYDRIGVHRPLKRRIAGMPNWVAGTGRPVPEDMADQGWRFGIRDHGYDMVTLNHYAVRSTESFLVKRDRGRVNHVERDQGLAYWMRMNFNMEQDFSIQRRLTATKKELTRLKRLKGIKALHEAAVTAHHSKITELMARDDMKRFYDEITSPKLTLLSRHLNFASRAQFNDGPDAISADLMDRLAQVPVL; encoded by the coding sequence ATGACCGCCGCCCCAACTGCCAAGGCAAAGCGCCTGATCATCACCTGTATGAAGAACGAAGGTCCCTTCATTCTGGAATGGGTGGCCCACCACCGCGCTATCGGATTCGATCATATGCTGGTCTTCACCAACGATTGCGACGACGGCACGGTTGAACTGCTGGATGGGCTGGCAGAGCGCGGCTATGTTACCAGGATGGACAACCCCTATCAGGAGATGGGCAGCGGCTATAATCCGCAAAAGGGCGCACTCAAATTCGCCGAGAGCCTCGATCTGGTCCAGCAGGCGGAGTGGGTTCTGGTCTCCGACGTTGATGAATTCGTGAATATCCACGTTGGGGATGGGGATCTCGACAGCCTCTTTGCCGCTACCAATGGTCCTGACATGATCTCGATGCAGTGGCGCCTGTTCGGCAACAGCTTCCGAAACAGCTACGACGACGTATTGCTAACGCAACGGCACAGCTACTGCGCACCGAAATACTGCCCTGCCCCGATCCAGGCCTGGGGCATCAAGACCCTGTTCAAAACAGCTGGTGATCATGTGGCGGGAAGCTATGACCGCATCGGTGTCCACCGTCCGCTGAAACGGCGCATTGCAGGTATGCCAAACTGGGTTGCGGGCACCGGCCGACCGGTGCCTGAGGATATGGCAGATCAGGGCTGGCGTTTTGGCATTCGCGACCATGGTTATGACATGGTCACTCTCAACCACTACGCTGTACGCAGCACCGAAAGCTTCCTCGTCAAACGGGACCGTGGCCGCGTGAACCACGTGGAACGTGATCAGGGGTTGGCCTATTGGATGCGGATGAACTTCAATATGGAGCAGGACTTTTCCATTCAACGCCGCCTTACTGCCACAAAAAAGGAACTGACCCGGCTCAAACGTCTCAAAGGCATCAAAGCACTGCATGAGGCGGCCGTCACCGCCCATCACAGCAAGATCACAGAGCTGATGGCGCGTGATGATATGAAGAGGTTCTACGATGAGATCACATCACCCAAGCTGACGCTTCTCTCACGGCACCTGAACTTTGCCTCCCGCGCGCAGTTCAACGACGGCCCCGACGCAATTTCTGCCGACCTGATGGATCGGCTGGCACAAGTACCAGTGCTCTAG
- a CDS encoding glycosyltransferase family 2 protein yields MSDLPVIASLWIGGNLSYLEQTCLKSFADHGHRTLLYTYETVDNCPPGVELMDANRIFPASDFIRHKVSGSPAVHADAFRYKMISMQNVIWVDADVLCVKPWDFQDQWVFGWEKTGRLVCNAVLGLPRFSRTLQRLNAFCENEYPIPPWAKGEERAQLEAAHAAGNPVHVSELKWGVWGPSALTHFLNETGEMAHVKPQMAFFQISFKERRNLLSPGYIVEKKINDGCYGVHLWNRRLSRRLITHEGGIPHPESYLGRALIRHDIDAAAAPIPDRPPEGKPTQAELAARAKASSPAATVSPPAAEPRQHPRLTMPLDQLVQSPHYQRAIDNLELRIETIGDRLSPLPEPISNDNILILTSMKNEAPFILEWIAYHKAIGAKHFLVYTNDCSDNTNEILDRLAELGLVTRVANPWDPTSGKKPQHVALADAMQQPVYQAADWVLTIDVDEFVNIHVGDGRFADLFKAAGDPNVISFTWKFFGNGGVADYEDRPITEQFTACAPEFIPKPRLGWGFKSMLHKSAPYTKIGVHRPLKIDDEENISQVRWVNGSGRVMPEMLLTNNGWRSTKRSLGYRMATLNHYVLRSADSFLVKRDRGRINHTEQDQGIDYWARRNYASETDARMHNRAPMMRAELDTLMADVKLASLHAEAVQWHKAKIADLKSRPEYAALYENLTEVARPDAIYLTKLEDQPEAGTPADVHIPEPEALLLSPDQIEAKIQLLKEMVQGKIRVADLRSREAELGVSMDVSDLAQKMQQTPRVAPAATPQKPTAARVVKVAPVAPNPSDQHRLDHAPIWLPKAPDTTAPAAGDPRFTDMRAHAAQRAGFFWESDENALFFEPFGKRLVVTFDNIHVVQQKEGQRWPWGYKLLSQTLGCSVLGVIGSKRNWFRSPFVHDSFDHLRDSGFFDQFDEVLFYGASMGAYGALTYSQCAPGAKVFAIAPQTTLDRRLLPDDDRWGWTARLDWDDRYADAAEATHLADDMVVLYDPYFEPDVQQVDRLKGDNIRKLRMPFFGHQLPQALVNMGILKPILSEIFEGRLTAQRFYQLLRARRDLPRFQHDLLMKAEEKNHPKLAIQVCEYTLKKRDAKNIRNSLDRLRADLAKAEG; encoded by the coding sequence ATGTCTGACCTCCCGGTAATCGCCTCCCTCTGGATTGGGGGAAATCTAAGCTATCTTGAGCAAACCTGTCTGAAATCATTTGCGGATCACGGACATCGCACCCTTCTTTACACCTATGAAACCGTAGACAATTGCCCACCCGGTGTTGAACTGATGGACGCGAACCGAATTTTTCCGGCGTCAGACTTCATCCGTCACAAGGTGTCTGGTTCCCCAGCCGTTCATGCCGATGCCTTTCGCTACAAGATGATCTCGATGCAGAATGTCATTTGGGTGGACGCTGATGTTCTCTGCGTGAAGCCGTGGGATTTTCAGGATCAATGGGTTTTTGGTTGGGAAAAAACCGGGCGTCTGGTCTGCAATGCCGTCCTCGGCCTGCCCCGGTTCTCCCGGACGCTGCAGCGGCTCAATGCCTTTTGCGAAAACGAATACCCGATCCCGCCCTGGGCAAAGGGGGAAGAACGGGCACAGCTTGAAGCCGCACATGCAGCCGGCAATCCGGTGCATGTATCCGAGCTGAAATGGGGCGTCTGGGGTCCCTCAGCGCTGACGCATTTCCTCAATGAAACTGGCGAGATGGCGCATGTGAAGCCACAGATGGCCTTTTTCCAGATTTCGTTCAAGGAGCGCCGCAACCTGCTATCGCCGGGCTATATCGTCGAGAAGAAGATCAATGATGGCTGCTACGGTGTGCATCTCTGGAACCGTCGACTGAGCCGCCGCCTGATCACCCATGAAGGCGGCATTCCCCACCCGGAGAGCTATCTTGGCCGCGCGTTGATCCGTCACGACATTGATGCCGCTGCAGCCCCGATCCCCGACCGCCCACCAGAGGGAAAACCGACGCAGGCCGAGCTGGCAGCAAGAGCCAAAGCCTCCTCCCCGGCGGCCACAGTCTCCCCCCCTGCCGCTGAGCCCCGCCAGCACCCGCGTCTCACGATGCCGCTGGACCAACTGGTACAAAGCCCGCATTACCAACGCGCGATTGATAACCTTGAGCTGCGCATCGAGACTATTGGCGACCGGCTGTCACCGCTGCCAGAGCCGATTTCAAACGACAATATCCTGATCCTGACCTCAATGAAGAACGAGGCGCCCTTCATTCTGGAGTGGATCGCCTATCACAAGGCGATCGGGGCCAAGCATTTCCTCGTCTACACCAACGATTGCAGCGATAACACGAATGAGATCCTGGATCGCTTGGCAGAGCTGGGTCTGGTCACCCGCGTCGCCAACCCTTGGGATCCGACCTCCGGCAAAAAGCCTCAGCATGTGGCGCTGGCTGACGCGATGCAGCAACCCGTGTACCAGGCTGCGGATTGGGTTCTGACCATTGATGTCGATGAATTTGTGAATATCCATGTCGGCGATGGGCGTTTTGCTGACCTGTTCAAAGCGGCTGGCGACCCCAATGTCATCTCCTTCACCTGGAAATTTTTCGGCAATGGTGGCGTTGCCGACTATGAAGACCGCCCGATCACCGAACAGTTCACTGCCTGCGCTCCAGAGTTCATTCCCAAGCCACGACTGGGTTGGGGATTCAAAAGCATGCTGCATAAGTCTGCACCTTACACAAAGATCGGCGTCCACCGTCCGTTGAAAATCGACGACGAAGAAAACATCTCGCAGGTGCGCTGGGTCAACGGCTCTGGGCGTGTCATGCCGGAGATGTTGCTGACCAACAATGGCTGGCGTTCAACCAAGCGGTCACTTGGGTATCGCATGGCGACGCTTAACCACTACGTATTGCGCTCCGCCGACAGTTTTTTGGTGAAACGGGACCGAGGCCGGATCAACCATACGGAACAAGATCAGGGTATCGACTACTGGGCCCGGCGCAACTACGCCTCCGAAACCGACGCACGCATGCACAACCGCGCGCCGATGATGCGCGCCGAGTTGGACACGCTGATGGCCGACGTCAAGCTGGCAAGCCTGCATGCAGAAGCGGTTCAATGGCACAAGGCCAAGATCGCTGACCTGAAATCAAGACCGGAATACGCGGCACTTTACGAGAACCTGACCGAAGTCGCGCGCCCGGATGCGATCTATCTCACCAAGCTGGAAGATCAGCCTGAGGCCGGAACCCCGGCGGATGTCCATATCCCCGAACCTGAAGCGCTGCTGCTCTCTCCCGACCAGATTGAGGCGAAGATACAGCTGCTGAAGGAGATGGTGCAAGGCAAGATCCGTGTTGCGGATCTGCGCAGCCGCGAAGCGGAGCTGGGCGTGTCGATGGATGTCTCGGATCTGGCCCAGAAAATGCAGCAAACGCCTCGGGTGGCGCCCGCTGCCACGCCACAGAAGCCCACCGCGGCCCGTGTGGTCAAGGTTGCACCCGTTGCACCCAACCCCAGCGATCAGCATAGGCTTGATCATGCGCCAATCTGGCTTCCCAAGGCTCCAGACACCACGGCACCCGCTGCTGGTGACCCGAGGTTCACCGACATGCGGGCTCATGCTGCTCAGCGAGCCGGTTTTTTCTGGGAGAGTGATGAAAACGCGCTGTTCTTCGAACCTTTTGGCAAGCGGCTTGTGGTCACCTTCGACAATATCCATGTGGTTCAGCAAAAAGAGGGTCAGCGATGGCCCTGGGGCTACAAACTGCTATCGCAGACGCTGGGCTGTTCGGTCCTCGGTGTGATCGGCTCCAAGCGCAACTGGTTCCGGAGCCCCTTTGTTCATGATAGCTTTGACCACCTGCGCGACAGTGGTTTCTTTGATCAATTCGATGAGGTCCTGTTTTACGGCGCCTCCATGGGGGCATATGGCGCACTGACCTATTCACAATGCGCGCCCGGGGCCAAGGTATTTGCCATCGCGCCGCAAACCACGCTGGACCGCCGCCTTCTGCCCGATGATGATCGCTGGGGCTGGACCGCGCGACTGGACTGGGATGATCGCTACGCGGACGCCGCAGAGGCGACCCATCTCGCCGATGATATGGTGGTCCTATATGACCCCTACTTCGAACCGGATGTGCAGCAGGTCGACCGCCTGAAAGGTGACAATATCCGCAAGTTGAGAATGCCATTTTTCGGCCATCAGCTGCCGCAGGCGCTGGTCAACATGGGCATTCTAAAACCGATACTGAGCGAGATTTTTGAGGGCCGCCTTACCGCCCAGCGGTTCTACCAATTGCTGCGCGCCCGTCGTGATCTTCCCCGATTCCAGCATGATCTGCTGATGAAGGCTGAGGAGAAAAACCACCCAAAGCTCGCCATTCAGGTCTGCGAATACACGTTGAAAAAACGCGATGCCAAGAACATCCGCAATTCTCTTGACCGCCTCCGTGCCGACCTTGCCAAAGCGGAAGGATAA
- a CDS encoding DeoR/GlpR family DNA-binding transcription regulator, producing MSKYEQDILNTVNLHGRVSVLDLARILQVSDQTVRRIVKPMVEDGRLSKVHGALVSTQNVLDPPFIARMSQNRAAKVAIANAVAQWIPDGSAIAIDTGSTSGFVAQALRGRKNLTVVTNSAFIAATLSMEEGNRVFMAGTQLRNHDGAAFDRAAYDVIAGVSVQTAVLSASLVHPVRGFMVYDQCEADMALAMTDIAERTFMAVDSTKFSDADNTPALRLPELAAHDLIVTDRRPPPAYRALPGKAELLIADGSTTAGSGSRS from the coding sequence ATGTCGAAATATGAGCAAGACATCCTCAACACCGTGAACTTGCATGGGCGTGTTTCCGTCTTGGATCTGGCCCGAATTCTCCAGGTTTCGGATCAAACCGTCCGGCGAATCGTAAAGCCGATGGTCGAAGACGGACGCCTGTCCAAAGTGCATGGCGCATTGGTCAGCACCCAGAACGTACTGGATCCCCCCTTCATCGCCCGGATGTCGCAGAACCGCGCGGCCAAGGTGGCGATTGCCAATGCTGTTGCTCAATGGATCCCTGACGGCTCCGCTATCGCCATTGATACTGGCTCTACTTCCGGATTCGTTGCCCAAGCCCTGCGCGGGCGTAAGAACCTCACGGTGGTGACCAACTCAGCTTTCATCGCTGCTACGCTGTCGATGGAAGAGGGAAACCGGGTCTTCATGGCCGGCACGCAACTGCGCAATCACGACGGCGCTGCTTTCGACAGGGCCGCCTACGACGTGATTGCCGGTGTGTCAGTGCAGACTGCTGTGCTTTCCGCCTCTCTGGTTCACCCCGTGAGAGGCTTCATGGTGTATGATCAGTGCGAGGCGGACATGGCACTTGCAATGACTGACATTGCCGAGCGAACGTTCATGGCCGTTGACTCAACGAAATTCAGTGATGCCGACAACACCCCCGCACTGCGCCTGCCCGAACTCGCAGCGCATGACCTTATAGTCACCGACCGTCGCCCCCCGCCCGCCTACCGCGCCCTCCCCGGAAAGGCAGAATTGCTGATCGCAGATGGATCTACCACTGCAGGGAGTGGCAGCCGCAGCTGA
- a CDS encoding GcvT family protein, with product MITHSAKHLIIGGGIIGCSIAYHLARAGEKDVVLLEKASLTEGATWHAAGLVGQLRSSRNTTRMLKRSVALYDRLADETGMEFDWKKVGSLRLAATRERLLEAKRLATMARSFDLEMEIITAAEAKELFPYIDAKDLEGAAFIPSDGHVDPASLCQAIAAGARMHGAKICQGVKVEDFEVHGGRITKVMTSHGDYEAETVVLATGMWSRELAAKLGVVVPACAVEHQYIVTEPLPQPELVKGLPTLRDPERLVYYKPDAGGRLVIGGYEEGTLPFGDRGIPGEFVRQLLPDNLDRFAPLAELAGQVTPVVNEVGIRQVINGPIPYSADGDFVMGWAPELRNLMLSTGFLYGIAAGGGAGEMIAEWILEGRPSLDLWPLDVRRFSPHHATRAFMYPRAVEHYAHHYKMRYPGQEAETARNLRLSPLHDRLKQHGAVFGSKNGWERPLWFAPEGVEPVDQLDFLNPGWKVFAEQEHSAVRNGVVLIDQSSFSKFELIGPGALAAIQNLAVSNMDKPDGAVIYTQLCNMQGGTEADITVTRLGRDHFYIVTGAGFGVHDADWIRRHLPEDGSAQLIEMTSARAVINLCGPKSREVLQAVSEEDVSNRAFPFATAQDITLGAATVRAARIGYTGELGWELHVPTEFALHVYDLLWQAGQEHGIRDIGYRAIESLRLEKGYVYWSADITPDYSPVEAGLAGRVHLKSKEDFLGRAILDRQKREGTSQQLCTFTVDERLPMTGGETILHKGTAVSLASSGGYGPTAEKTIVYGYLPTALVGERDFELELFGRRQALRQVDGPLYDPTNDRLKA from the coding sequence ATGATCACTCATTCAGCCAAGCATCTCATTATTGGTGGCGGCATCATCGGATGTTCCATCGCCTATCATCTGGCCCGCGCGGGCGAAAAAGATGTGGTTCTGTTGGAAAAGGCATCGCTGACTGAAGGCGCGACCTGGCACGCGGCGGGTCTCGTCGGGCAGTTGCGCTCATCGCGCAACACGACGCGGATGCTGAAACGCTCAGTGGCGCTTTATGACCGGCTTGCGGATGAAACCGGAATGGAATTCGACTGGAAGAAAGTAGGCAGCCTGCGTCTTGCGGCAACCAGAGAGCGCCTGTTGGAGGCCAAGCGGCTGGCGACAATGGCGCGCAGCTTTGATCTGGAAATGGAGATCATTACGGCAGCGGAGGCAAAGGAGTTATTCCCTTATATCGATGCGAAAGACCTCGAAGGGGCGGCATTCATTCCATCAGACGGTCATGTGGATCCTGCCAGTCTCTGCCAGGCGATTGCGGCAGGAGCCCGCATGCACGGGGCAAAGATCTGCCAGGGCGTCAAGGTTGAAGACTTCGAAGTGCACGGCGGACGCATTACCAAAGTGATGACATCCCATGGAGACTACGAAGCGGAAACCGTTGTTCTAGCTACCGGAATGTGGAGCCGGGAGCTGGCAGCAAAACTGGGTGTGGTGGTGCCTGCCTGTGCGGTCGAGCATCAGTATATCGTGACCGAACCGCTTCCGCAGCCAGAGCTAGTCAAAGGGCTTCCGACGCTGCGCGATCCGGAGCGGTTGGTGTACTACAAACCCGACGCAGGCGGTCGGCTGGTGATCGGCGGTTACGAAGAGGGCACCTTGCCGTTTGGTGACAGGGGCATCCCGGGTGAATTCGTGCGCCAGCTGCTGCCGGACAATCTGGACAGGTTCGCGCCGTTGGCTGAGCTGGCAGGTCAGGTCACCCCGGTGGTCAATGAGGTTGGAATTCGTCAGGTTATCAATGGTCCTATTCCCTATTCCGCAGATGGTGATTTCGTCATGGGCTGGGCCCCTGAACTGAGGAACTTGATGCTGTCGACCGGCTTCCTTTACGGTATCGCCGCTGGTGGCGGTGCTGGGGAGATGATTGCAGAATGGATTTTGGAAGGCCGCCCGAGTTTGGATCTGTGGCCGCTGGATGTGCGCCGTTTCAGCCCGCATCATGCGACCCGTGCTTTCATGTATCCGCGCGCGGTGGAGCACTACGCGCATCACTACAAGATGCGCTATCCCGGTCAGGAGGCGGAAACCGCGAGAAACCTTAGATTGTCGCCGCTACATGACCGCCTTAAGCAGCATGGCGCGGTGTTCGGGTCAAAGAATGGCTGGGAACGCCCACTGTGGTTCGCGCCCGAGGGGGTTGAGCCGGTAGACCAGCTGGACTTTCTGAACCCGGGTTGGAAGGTCTTTGCGGAGCAGGAGCATAGCGCCGTACGGAACGGTGTTGTCCTGATCGACCAGTCGAGCTTTTCGAAGTTCGAACTGATCGGCCCCGGGGCCTTGGCCGCTATCCAGAACCTCGCGGTGTCGAACATGGACAAGCCGGACGGTGCGGTCATCTATACACAGCTCTGCAACATGCAGGGCGGAACCGAGGCTGACATTACCGTAACGCGTCTGGGGCGCGATCATTTCTACATCGTGACCGGCGCTGGGTTTGGCGTCCATGATGCGGACTGGATTCGGCGCCACCTGCCTGAGGATGGGTCGGCGCAGCTGATTGAGATGACTTCGGCCCGTGCGGTAATAAATCTATGTGGGCCTAAGTCGCGCGAGGTGTTGCAGGCTGTTTCGGAAGAAGATGTCTCTAACAGGGCCTTTCCCTTTGCGACCGCGCAGGACATCACTCTGGGGGCTGCCACCGTGCGTGCTGCGCGGATCGGGTATACTGGCGAACTGGGATGGGAGCTCCATGTCCCTACAGAGTTTGCGCTGCATGTCTACGACCTTCTGTGGCAGGCAGGTCAAGAGCACGGTATCCGTGACATCGGCTATCGGGCGATCGAGTCGCTTCGACTTGAAAAAGGGTACGTGTATTGGAGCGCCGATATCACACCTGATTATTCCCCTGTCGAGGCAGGTCTTGCGGGTCGCGTGCATCTGAAGTCGAAGGAAGATTTTCTGGGCCGAGCGATCCTCGACCGGCAGAAAAGGGAGGGCACTAGCCAGCAACTCTGTACGTTTACGGTGGATGAGCGGCTGCCGATGACAGGTGGGGAGACCATCTTGCACAAAGGGACAGCAGTGTCCTTGGCTTCGAGTGGTGGCTACGGGCCGACTGCAGAAAAGACGATCGTTTATGGCTATCTTCCGACGGCGTTGGTTGGAGAACGGGATTTTGAACTGGAACTGTTTGGCAGACGTCAGGCGCTGCGCCAGGTGGACGGACCACTGTATGACCCGACCAATGATCGCCTGAAAGCCTGA
- a CDS encoding choline kinase family protein: MNMEYVTQITAALQNLEGFEGLNAQKLEVQRLGGLTNLVYRVECGPQIVIVRIPGEGTEEYIDRSVEIHNAEVAADAGVGPLVLWADPETGVMISQCVPNIATMTPELFATRREAPARAGRALRRLHDAPAPFKFRFELFAMINGYMKILATKDASLPEGYAEVVAEAAPIRELLRNKPGTLVPSHCDPLCENFLDDGRRMWIVDFEYSGMNDALWDLGDLSVEACMTTVQEQEMLTAYFGAPPSAAQYGRMVIYKAMCDLLWTLWGLIQNADGNPAEDFWAYATRRFDRCKALMLGPSFAEHLAAVAAE; encoded by the coding sequence ATGAATATGGAATATGTCACGCAAATTACTGCCGCATTGCAAAATCTGGAGGGATTCGAAGGCCTTAACGCCCAGAAACTCGAGGTTCAGCGCCTGGGAGGTTTGACCAATCTTGTCTATCGTGTGGAATGCGGCCCGCAGATTGTGATCGTGCGTATTCCGGGGGAAGGAACGGAAGAATACATTGATCGTTCCGTGGAGATTCATAATGCTGAGGTGGCTGCGGACGCCGGTGTCGGGCCATTGGTCTTATGGGCGGATCCTGAAACCGGGGTGATGATCAGCCAGTGCGTTCCAAATATCGCGACCATGACCCCGGAACTGTTTGCAACGCGCCGGGAGGCCCCGGCCCGGGCAGGGCGGGCGCTGCGAAGGCTGCATGACGCGCCTGCGCCTTTCAAATTTCGATTTGAGCTGTTCGCAATGATCAACGGTTACATGAAGATCCTTGCGACAAAGGATGCGAGCCTCCCTGAAGGTTACGCAGAGGTTGTTGCTGAAGCCGCTCCCATCAGGGAGCTGTTGAGGAATAAGCCCGGCACGCTGGTGCCCAGCCATTGCGACCCGCTCTGTGAGAATTTTCTGGATGACGGGCGGCGGATGTGGATTGTTGATTTCGAATACTCAGGCATGAATGATGCACTTTGGGATTTGGGTGATCTGTCAGTCGAAGCGTGCATGACCACAGTCCAGGAGCAGGAAATGCTGACGGCCTATTTTGGCGCACCGCCGAGTGCAGCACAATACGGGCGGATGGTCATCTATAAGGCGATGTGTGATTTGCTCTGGACGCTCTGGGGGCTGATCCAGAACGCCGACGGGAATCCAGCGGAGGATTTTTGGGCCTATGCCACACGTCGCTTCGACCGTTGCAAGGCCTTGATGCTGGGGCCCTCATTTGCCGAACATTTGGCGGCTGTTGCTGCTGAATAG
- a CDS encoding iron-containing alcohol dehydrogenase, translating into MTLVGNWSYPTAIKFGAGRIRELAEACATAGMKKPLLVTDKGLADLPVTQSTLDILEAAGLGRAMFCEVDPNPNEKNLEAGVAAYKAGDHDGVIAFGGGSGLDLGKMVAFMCGQTRPVWDFEDIGDWWTRADADAIAPIIAVPTTAGTGSEVGRASVITDSVTHQKKIIFHPKVLPTVVICDPELTVGMPKFITAGTGLDAFAHCVEAFSSPHYHPMSQGIALEGMRLVKEYLPRAYADGTDIEARAQMMSAAAMGATAFQKGLGAIHAMSHPIGALFNTHHGTTNAVCMPAVLAFNAPEIADRFKTAADYLGIDGGFEGVCAYVQELNDSLGIPRGLSELGVTEAAIPELVKGALIDPSCGGNPVVLDQANLTQLFMNTL; encoded by the coding sequence ATGACTCTTGTTGGAAACTGGTCCTATCCGACCGCAATCAAGTTTGGCGCTGGCCGGATCAGGGAACTGGCCGAGGCCTGCGCGACAGCGGGCATGAAAAAACCGCTGCTGGTCACGGACAAGGGGCTGGCCGATCTGCCGGTCACCCAGTCCACCCTCGACATCCTGGAGGCCGCGGGCCTTGGTCGGGCGATGTTCTGCGAGGTTGACCCCAACCCGAACGAGAAAAACCTCGAAGCCGGTGTTGCCGCCTATAAGGCAGGCGATCACGACGGGGTGATTGCCTTTGGCGGCGGCTCGGGGCTGGATCTGGGCAAGATGGTTGCCTTCATGTGCGGCCAGACCCGGCCGGTGTGGGATTTTGAGGATATCGGCGACTGGTGGACTCGCGCCGATGCCGATGCCATCGCGCCGATCATCGCGGTGCCGACCACGGCTGGGACCGGTTCCGAAGTGGGCCGCGCCTCTGTGATCACCGACAGCGTGACCCATCAGAAAAAGATCATCTTTCACCCCAAGGTGCTGCCCACCGTGGTGATCTGCGACCCCGAACTGACCGTCGGCATGCCGAAGTTCATCACCGCAGGCACCGGTCTGGATGCCTTTGCGCATTGTGTCGAGGCGTTCTCCTCGCCCCATTACCACCCGATGTCCCAGGGTATCGCGCTGGAGGGCATGCGCCTGGTGAAGGAGTACCTGCCGCGCGCCTATGCTGATGGCACCGACATTGAGGCCCGCGCGCAGATGATGTCGGCCGCCGCCATGGGCGCCACCGCCTTCCAGAAAGGGCTGGGCGCGATCCACGCCATGAGCCACCCGATCGGGGCGCTCTTCAACACCCACCACGGCACCACCAACGCCGTCTGCATGCCCGCGGTGCTGGCCTTCAACGCACCGGAGATCGCCGACCGCTTCAAGACCGCCGCAGATTATCTGGGCATCGACGGCGGCTTTGAGGGCGTCTGCGCCTATGTGCAGGAGCTGAACGACAGCCTCGGCATCCCACGCGGATTGTCCGAACTGGGCGTCACCGAAGCCGCCATTCCAGAACTCGTCAAAGGCGCCCTCATCGACCCTTCCTGCGGCGGAAACCCGGTCGTCCTGGACCAAGCAAACCTAACCCAGCTGTTTATGAATACCCTCTAG